In one Massilia endophytica genomic region, the following are encoded:
- a CDS encoding bifunctional diguanylate cyclase/phosphodiesterase, producing MNQTATQEQQQLAAQDSTPDHLPDELLRLASYLCGKEVPADALADPQRLLALAPPSLDAAGRRALADLTTTARVQGALRRNLARAEGFLSGFAEHSPSPLWVKDRTGAYVMGNAALLGLLGVPNIVGKDDSHFWPEDVRQSLEEQDRAVLENGEVIKTMETTHDGKRHWLVHKFPIDVNGEPFLGGSAIDMTTEVEKERALIRHDNFYVLLSRLSATISRAKTLESLCLDTCRAAAHQPGIEIVDICRVDDTTGGLKLFTSASRDGSEHEWRDADSGTPDGMAVADWFVPELASAAMNTGKMQFSNDLHSGCQRRKIASCMAIPLFVNGKCWGVASFYSKRKEFFDHFYRERAGELGNELSYGLERLINAKELHRLARTNSLSGLPSRLQFEEEIAALAAANAQGVVLLININRFDELSSAYGNAAAIGLMREFAQRLRGVVAQRMVLSHVGIGRFALFYPADEARAPVDYIRETLLPLLQGAYHVEQHKIWCTINVGIASLPEDGNTADDLLVKAWDALAAARNVDERIGIYDRDADHALARQISLEAELREAVERKEFINYYQPKIDLKTGKLAGAEALVRWQHPTRGLISPAEFVPVLERTGLVIAVGRQVMQKAMEDWREWYDDGLMPPQIAVNVAPAQFRCDTLFEDIEHALNIAEAHLQPLSIEITESALVSEQKRVVETLSRVRNLEVPVAIDDFGTGYSSLAYLVTLPVDILKVDRSFVMKMTHDAGYMGLVSTIVSLAHNLDLKVVAEGIESEEEAKLLKLLRCEQGQGYLYSRPVPASEFAALLRR from the coding sequence ATGAATCAGACCGCCACCCAAGAACAGCAGCAGCTCGCTGCCCAGGATTCCACTCCCGATCACCTTCCGGATGAGCTCCTGCGCCTCGCCTCCTATCTCTGTGGCAAGGAGGTTCCCGCCGACGCCCTCGCCGATCCGCAGCGCCTGCTGGCCCTTGCCCCGCCTTCCCTGGACGCTGCCGGCCGCCGCGCGCTGGCGGACCTGACCACTACCGCCCGCGTCCAGGGCGCACTGCGCCGCAACCTGGCACGCGCCGAGGGCTTCCTGTCCGGTTTTGCCGAGCACTCCCCTTCTCCGCTTTGGGTGAAAGACCGCACGGGCGCATATGTGATGGGCAATGCGGCCCTGCTGGGCTTGCTTGGCGTGCCCAATATCGTGGGCAAGGACGACAGCCATTTCTGGCCGGAAGACGTGCGCCAGAGCCTGGAAGAGCAGGACCGCGCCGTGCTGGAGAACGGCGAAGTCATCAAGACCATGGAAACCACCCACGACGGCAAGCGCCACTGGCTGGTCCACAAGTTTCCCATCGACGTGAACGGCGAACCCTTCCTGGGCGGCTCGGCCATCGACATGACCACCGAGGTGGAGAAGGAGCGCGCCCTGATTCGGCACGACAACTTCTATGTGCTGCTGTCGCGCCTCTCGGCCACCATTTCCCGCGCGAAAACTCTGGAGTCCCTGTGCCTGGACACCTGCCGCGCCGCCGCTCACCAGCCCGGGATCGAGATCGTGGACATCTGCCGCGTGGACGACACTACGGGCGGACTCAAGCTCTTCACCTCGGCTTCCCGCGACGGCAGCGAGCACGAGTGGCGCGACGCGGACAGCGGCACACCGGACGGCATGGCAGTAGCCGACTGGTTCGTGCCCGAGCTGGCCAGCGCTGCCATGAACACCGGCAAGATGCAGTTCTCGAACGACCTGCATTCGGGCTGCCAGCGCCGCAAGATCGCCTCCTGCATGGCCATTCCCCTGTTCGTGAACGGCAAGTGCTGGGGCGTGGCGTCCTTCTATTCGAAGCGCAAGGAATTCTTCGACCATTTCTACCGCGAACGCGCGGGCGAACTCGGGAACGAGCTGAGCTACGGACTGGAGCGCCTCATCAATGCCAAGGAGCTGCACCGCCTGGCGCGCACCAATTCCCTGTCCGGACTGCCGAGCCGCCTGCAGTTCGAGGAGGAGATCGCTGCACTGGCCGCCGCGAATGCCCAGGGCGTGGTGCTGCTCATCAATATCAACCGCTTCGACGAGCTGAGCTCGGCCTACGGCAACGCTGCCGCCATCGGCCTCATGCGCGAATTCGCCCAGCGCCTCCGCGGCGTCGTGGCCCAGCGCATGGTGCTCTCGCACGTGGGCATCGGCCGCTTTGCGCTGTTCTATCCGGCGGACGAGGCGCGTGCACCCGTCGACTATATCCGCGAAACCCTGCTGCCACTGCTGCAGGGCGCCTACCATGTGGAGCAGCACAAGATCTGGTGCACCATCAATGTGGGTATCGCTTCGCTGCCGGAGGACGGCAATACGGCGGACGACCTGCTGGTGAAGGCCTGGGACGCGCTGGCCGCCGCGCGCAATGTGGATGAACGCATCGGCATCTACGACCGGGACGCCGACCATGCGCTGGCGCGCCAGATCAGCCTTGAGGCGGAGCTGCGCGAGGCGGTGGAACGCAAGGAATTCATCAACTACTACCAGCCGAAGATCGACCTCAAGACAGGCAAGCTGGCAGGCGCCGAGGCGCTGGTGCGCTGGCAGCACCCCACGCGCGGCCTGATTTCCCCTGCCGAATTCGTGCCGGTACTGGAACGCACGGGCCTCGTGATCGCCGTCGGCAGGCAGGTAATGCAGAAGGCCATGGAGGACTGGCGCGAATGGTATGACGACGGCCTGATGCCGCCGCAGATCGCGGTCAACGTGGCGCCCGCGCAGTTCCGCTGCGATACCCTGTTCGAGGATATCGAGCATGCCCTGAACATCGCCGAGGCGCACCTGCAGCCGCTGTCCATCGAAATCACGGAAAGCGCCCTGGTGTCGGAACAGAAGCGCGTGGTCGAAACCCTGAGCCGCGTGCGCAATCTCGAAGTACCGGTGGCCATCGACGACTTCGGCACCGGCTATTCCTCGCTCGCCTACCTGGTCACGCTGCCGGTCGATATCCTGAAGGTGGACCGTTCCTTCGTGATGAAGATGACGCACGACGCGGGCTATATGGGCCTGGTCAGCACCATTGTCTCGCTGGCGCACAACCTGGACCTGAAGGTGGTGGCCGAGGGTATCGAATCGGAAGAGGAAGCGAAGCTGCTCAAGCTCCTGCGATGCGAACAGGGACAGGGCTATCTGTACAGCCGCCCCGTTCCTGCTTCCGAATTCGCCGCCCTCCTCCGCCGCTGA
- a CDS encoding alpha/beta fold hydrolase, with amino-acid sequence MSVETVSMAQQAEWLPDPAAPSWQSRCLVGLLRLLPIKKRLASGAAVQQQVRAMALRPMCYEPAGLGRGIEVERMESAAGWPVYETATAAARGNARHVVFLHGGGFFREIVRAHWRFVAYLNREAVVRCIVPIYPLTPGSTARDLVPATGELLRELMDRVGAENVTVVGNSAGAALGLAAAQWIRDAGHEQPRALVLISPGGDFSVSRPEQIAIAARDPLQDIPGVREAGRMYAGELDASHPYVCPLNASFERLPPMTIFSGTLDLFYPDCIDMAAKARAAGVPVDLHLRQGQPHNYAAMPTPEGREARAAILRVLAEDR; translated from the coding sequence ATGAGCGTTGAAACAGTATCGATGGCGCAGCAGGCCGAATGGCTGCCTGACCCCGCAGCGCCCAGCTGGCAAAGCCGCTGCCTCGTGGGCCTGCTCCGCCTTCTCCCCATCAAGAAGCGGCTGGCTTCTGGCGCCGCCGTGCAGCAGCAGGTGCGCGCCATGGCCTTGCGGCCGATGTGCTACGAGCCGGCAGGCCTGGGGCGCGGCATCGAAGTGGAACGGATGGAGAGCGCGGCGGGATGGCCCGTCTACGAAACTGCCACGGCTGCTGCGCGCGGGAACGCCCGCCATGTCGTTTTCCTTCACGGCGGCGGCTTCTTCAGGGAGATCGTGCGGGCCCATTGGCGCTTCGTCGCTTACCTGAACCGGGAAGCTGTCGTGCGCTGCATTGTTCCCATCTATCCGCTCACTCCCGGCAGCACCGCCCGGGATCTTGTGCCTGCCACGGGGGAACTGCTGCGTGAGCTGATGGACAGGGTGGGCGCCGAGAATGTCACTGTCGTGGGAAACTCGGCAGGCGCCGCCTTGGGCCTGGCCGCGGCGCAATGGATCAGGGATGCAGGCCATGAGCAGCCACGCGCCCTGGTGCTGATATCGCCCGGCGGCGATTTTTCCGTCAGCAGGCCGGAGCAGATAGCCATTGCGGCCCGTGATCCCCTCCAGGATATTCCCGGGGTGCGCGAGGCGGGACGCATGTATGCCGGAGAACTGGACGCGTCGCACCCCTATGTCTGTCCCCTCAACGCCTCGTTCGAGCGACTGCCGCCGATGACCATTTTCTCCGGCACGCTCGACCTCTTTTATCCGGACTGCATCGACATGGCTGCGAAGGCACGGGCAGCGGGCGTGCCCGTCGACCTTCATCTCCGACAGGGACAGCCGCACAACTACGCGGCGATGCCGACGCCGGAAGGGCGGGAGGCCCGTGCCGCCATCCTCCGCGTTCTTGCGGAGGACAGGTGA
- a CDS encoding TetR/AcrR family transcriptional regulator produces the protein MARRPPVKPRKEASQQRSRATVDALVEATARILVRDGYDKASTNRIAEEAGVSIGSLYQYFPAKEALVAAVIDRHQSDIMGIVHAAVAEAEELPLRDGVHRLVAAAIEAHSVDPKLHRVLAEQLPHTGTPRNVEAHQRENFAMVRNYLEKRKEEIRVPDLNLATYMCATSIEALAHNAVLHQGDKLSKEAIGLLVNETARLVTGYLQSPP, from the coding sequence ATGGCACGCAGACCACCCGTAAAACCAAGGAAGGAAGCCTCCCAGCAAAGGTCGCGGGCAACCGTGGACGCGCTGGTGGAGGCGACAGCTCGCATTCTGGTCAGGGATGGATACGACAAGGCGAGCACCAACCGCATCGCCGAAGAGGCAGGAGTGAGCATTGGTTCGCTCTACCAGTACTTTCCCGCCAAGGAAGCGCTGGTGGCTGCCGTCATCGACCGCCACCAGAGCGATATCATGGGGATCGTGCACGCCGCGGTGGCGGAGGCGGAGGAACTCCCGCTACGGGATGGCGTGCACCGGCTGGTGGCGGCGGCCATCGAGGCGCACAGCGTCGACCCGAAGCTTCACCGCGTGCTGGCTGAACAGCTGCCGCATACGGGCACGCCACGGAATGTGGAAGCGCACCAGCGCGAGAACTTCGCGATGGTGCGCAACTACCTGGAAAAACGAAAAGAGGAAATTCGGGTACCGGACCTGAACCTCGCCACCTACATGTGCGCCACCTCGATCGAGGCGCTCGCCCACAATGCCGTCCTGCACCAGGGCGACAAACTGTCGAAGGAGGCGATTGGACTGCTGGTCAACGAGACTGCTCGCCTCGTGACCGGCTATCTCCAATCGCCGCCCTGA
- the fusA gene encoding elongation factor G, translating to MSRKTPIERYRNIGISAHIDAGKTTTTERILFYTGVNHKIGEVHNGAATMDWMEQEQERGITITSAATTAFWKGMAGNFAEHRINIIDTPGHVDFTIEVERSMRVLDGAVMVYDSVGGVQPQSETVWRQANKYKVPRIAFINKMDRVGADFFRVQQQIKDRLKGVAVPIQIPLGAEEHFEGVVDLVKMRAIRWDDASQGVKFTYEDIPADLKDLAQKWHEHMVEAAAEATPELTEKYLNGETLSEEEIKTALRTRTIRNEIVPMLAGSAFKNKGVQAMLDAVVEYLPSPVDVPAIAGHDEDDKEIERHPADDEPFSALAFKIMTDPFVGQLTFFRVYSGVVNSGDTVYNPTKSQKERLGRILQMHANERKEIKEVYAGDIAAAVGLKAVTTGDTLSAPDHVIVLEKMVFPEPVISQAVEPKTKADQEKMGVALNRLAQEDPSFRVHTDEESGQTIMSGMGELHLEILVDRMKREFGVEATVGKPQVAYRETIRKMVEDIEGKFVKQSGGKGQYGHVVLKLEPTEQGKGYEFVDAIKGGVVPREFIPAVDRGIQETLRSGVLAGYPVVDVRATLTFGSYHDVDSNENAFRMAASIAFKDGMRKASPELLEPMMQVEVETPEEFTGNVMGDLSTRRGMVQGMDEIPGGGGKLVKALVPLAEMFGYSTTLRSLTQGRATYTMEFKHYAAVPKHILDQIATARVK from the coding sequence ATGAGCCGTAAGACCCCCATCGAGCGATACCGCAATATCGGCATCAGTGCGCACATTGATGCCGGGAAGACGACCACGACCGAGCGCATCCTGTTCTATACCGGCGTGAACCACAAGATCGGCGAAGTGCACAACGGCGCCGCCACGATGGACTGGATGGAGCAGGAGCAGGAACGCGGCATCACGATCACCTCGGCCGCGACCACGGCCTTCTGGAAGGGCATGGCGGGCAATTTCGCCGAGCACCGCATCAACATCATCGATACGCCCGGCCACGTGGACTTCACCATCGAGGTGGAGCGCTCCATGCGCGTGCTGGATGGCGCGGTGATGGTGTACGACTCCGTGGGCGGTGTGCAGCCGCAGTCCGAAACCGTGTGGCGCCAGGCGAACAAGTACAAGGTGCCGCGCATCGCCTTCATCAACAAGATGGACCGCGTAGGCGCGGACTTCTTCCGCGTGCAGCAGCAGATCAAGGACCGCCTGAAGGGCGTAGCCGTGCCTATCCAGATTCCATTGGGTGCGGAAGAACACTTCGAGGGCGTGGTGGACCTCGTGAAGATGCGCGCCATCCGCTGGGACGACGCCAGCCAGGGCGTGAAATTCACCTATGAAGACATTCCCGCCGACCTGAAGGATCTGGCGCAGAAGTGGCACGAGCACATGGTGGAAGCGGCTGCGGAAGCGACGCCCGAGCTCACGGAGAAGTACCTTAACGGCGAAACCCTGAGCGAGGAAGAGATCAAGACCGCGCTGCGTACGCGCACCATCCGCAACGAGATTGTGCCCATGCTGGCGGGCAGCGCCTTCAAGAACAAGGGCGTACAGGCCATGCTGGATGCGGTAGTGGAGTACCTGCCTTCGCCGGTGGACGTGCCCGCGATTGCTGGCCACGACGAGGACGACAAGGAGATCGAACGCCATCCGGCGGACGACGAGCCGTTCTCCGCGCTCGCCTTCAAGATCATGACCGACCCGTTCGTGGGCCAGCTGACCTTCTTCCGCGTGTATTCGGGCGTGGTGAATTCGGGCGACACCGTCTATAACCCGACCAAATCGCAGAAGGAGCGCCTGGGCCGCATCCTGCAGATGCATGCGAACGAGCGCAAGGAGATCAAGGAGGTGTACGCGGGCGATATCGCTGCGGCGGTGGGGCTCAAGGCCGTGACCACGGGCGACACGCTGAGCGCGCCGGACCATGTGATCGTGCTGGAGAAGATGGTCTTCCCGGAGCCTGTGATTTCGCAGGCCGTGGAACCCAAGACCAAGGCCGACCAGGAGAAGATGGGCGTTGCCCTGAACCGCCTGGCGCAGGAGGACCCGTCCTTCCGCGTGCACACGGACGAGGAATCGGGCCAGACCATCATGTCCGGCATGGGCGAGCTGCATCTCGAAATCCTGGTGGACCGCATGAAGCGCGAGTTCGGCGTGGAAGCAACCGTGGGCAAGCCGCAGGTGGCCTACCGCGAAACCATCCGCAAGATGGTGGAGGACATCGAAGGCAAGTTCGTGAAGCAGTCCGGCGGCAAGGGGCAGTACGGCCACGTGGTGCTGAAGCTGGAGCCCACCGAGCAGGGCAAGGGCTACGAGTTCGTGGACGCCATCAAGGGCGGCGTGGTGCCGCGCGAGTTCATCCCCGCGGTGGACAGGGGCATCCAGGAGACCTTGCGCTCAGGCGTGCTGGCGGGATATCCGGTGGTGGACGTGCGGGCCACGCTCACCTTCGGCTCCTACCACGACGTGGACTCGAACGAGAACGCCTTCCGCATGGCCGCCTCGATCGCGTTCAAGGACGGCATGCGCAAGGCGAGCCCCGAGCTGCTGGAGCCCATGATGCAGGTGGAGGTGGAAACGCCCGAGGAGTTCACTGGCAATGTGATGGGCGACCTGTCCACGCGGCGCGGCATGGTGCAGGGGATGGACGAGATCCCGGGCGGCGGCGGCAAGCTGGTGAAGGCCCTGGTGCCGCTGGCCGAAATGTTCGGCTACTCCACCACCCTGCGTTCGCTCACGCAGGGCAGGGCGACCTACACCATGGAGTTCAAGCACTACGCCGCGGTGCCGAAGCACATCCTCGACCAGATCGCCACAGCAAGGGTGAAATAA
- a CDS encoding phospholipase A — MMKSSPLLCAALLAPAAFAQNTPPAELEQRLERCAMLGDPTARLGCYDALANRAQPTDPATVAAAAAGVPGADQGRDSHAGAFPGGPVGGLVQTDTKPAPPAEEPDVSRMVPLWELDDINKRGVYNFRPHRDNYLLLANYSNSTNDGPFKDFTPAGLKSQRVELSYQLSFKMKMLEGIGRTPFDLWFGYTQQSFWQAYNRSASSPFRETNYQPEVMAVAPIGKQIGDLELRYVNFGAVHQSNGQASTLSRSWNRLYAEAGAEYGKLAIVARIWKRLDNAKSDNDNIDITNYLGHGDLRLSYRSEGHEYSLMARRNFRHDHGALTLGWAFPVRDNLKGYMQFFSGYGQSLIDYNYSQMSLGAGVLIDF, encoded by the coding sequence ATGATGAAGTCCTCACCCCTGCTCTGCGCAGCCCTGCTTGCTCCGGCCGCCTTTGCCCAGAACACGCCGCCAGCCGAACTGGAGCAGCGCCTGGAGCGCTGCGCCATGCTTGGCGATCCCACGGCCCGCCTCGGCTGCTACGATGCGCTGGCAAACCGTGCCCAGCCGACCGATCCCGCCACCGTGGCTGCCGCAGCGGCGGGCGTTCCTGGCGCGGACCAGGGACGGGACTCCCACGCGGGCGCTTTTCCCGGCGGCCCCGTAGGCGGTCTGGTGCAGACGGATACCAAGCCCGCGCCGCCCGCCGAGGAACCGGATGTGTCGCGCATGGTACCGCTGTGGGAGCTCGATGACATCAACAAGCGCGGCGTCTACAACTTCCGTCCCCACCGCGACAATTACCTGCTGCTCGCAAACTACAGCAACAGCACCAACGACGGCCCGTTCAAGGACTTCACGCCCGCAGGGCTGAAGTCGCAGCGCGTGGAACTGAGCTATCAGCTCAGCTTCAAGATGAAGATGCTGGAAGGGATCGGGCGCACGCCCTTCGACCTGTGGTTCGGCTACACCCAGCAAAGCTTCTGGCAGGCCTATAACCGCTCCGCCTCCAGCCCCTTCCGCGAAACCAACTACCAGCCGGAGGTGATGGCGGTGGCGCCCATCGGCAAGCAGATCGGCGATCTGGAGCTGCGCTACGTGAACTTCGGCGCGGTGCACCAGTCGAACGGGCAGGCTTCGACGCTGTCGCGCAGCTGGAACCGGTTGTATGCGGAGGCGGGAGCGGAATACGGCAAGCTGGCGATCGTTGCGCGCATCTGGAAGCGCCTGGATAACGCCAAGTCGGACAACGACAATATCGACATCACCAACTACCTGGGGCATGGCGACCTGCGCCTGAGCTACCGCAGCGAGGGCCACGAGTACTCCCTGATGGCGCGGCGCAATTTCCGCCACGATCACGGCGCCCTGACGTTGGGATGGGCATTCCCGGTGCGGGACAATCTGAAGGGCTACATGCAGTTCTTCTCAGGCTACGGGCAGAGCCTGATCGACTACAACTACTCCCAGATGTCGCTGGGAGCCGGGGTGCTGATCGACTTTTAA
- a CDS encoding methyltransferase domain-containing protein, giving the protein MLNEREIESCYLGQFIPVHYHHNMLMDNNRMHSFKAAIDYAVKPGMKVLELGGGTGVLSWFASAKAEKVYCVEFNPDMVKEARKFLAMNPGGQKVEVIHADAFEYLPPEPVDVVICEMIHVAMLREKQVEVIESFKRRYQQKFGGPLPVFLPEAVLMAAQPLQQEYDFEGFYAPIVQFQETGVVHSGTRELAQPAVYSLIDFAQPNELSYAWEGKFVIERDGILNAMRFVTKNILAVVQERNTTIDWLNHYMTLPLSKQVEVRQGDVLQVSFAYRAGGSIPSLEASIRADVVYEAQQQALAAFV; this is encoded by the coding sequence ATGCTGAACGAACGCGAGATCGAAAGCTGCTACCTGGGGCAGTTCATCCCCGTCCACTACCATCACAACATGCTGATGGATAACAACCGCATGCACAGCTTCAAGGCGGCCATCGACTACGCCGTGAAGCCGGGCATGAAGGTGCTGGAGCTGGGCGGCGGCACCGGCGTGCTCTCGTGGTTCGCGTCCGCGAAGGCGGAGAAGGTCTACTGCGTGGAGTTCAATCCGGACATGGTGAAGGAGGCGCGCAAGTTCCTCGCCATGAACCCTGGTGGCCAGAAGGTGGAGGTGATCCACGCGGATGCCTTCGAATACCTGCCGCCCGAACCGGTGGATGTGGTGATCTGCGAGATGATCCACGTGGCCATGCTGCGCGAGAAGCAGGTGGAGGTGATCGAATCCTTCAAGCGCCGCTACCAGCAGAAGTTCGGCGGCCCGCTGCCTGTCTTCCTGCCGGAAGCCGTGCTGATGGCGGCCCAGCCCCTGCAGCAGGAGTACGATTTCGAGGGCTTCTACGCCCCCATCGTCCAGTTCCAGGAGACCGGCGTGGTGCACTCCGGCACCCGCGAGCTGGCGCAGCCCGCCGTCTACAGCCTGATCGATTTCGCCCAGCCGAACGAGCTGAGCTATGCATGGGAAGGCAAGTTCGTCATCGAGCGCGACGGCATCCTGAACGCCATGCGCTTCGTCACCAAGAATATCCTGGCCGTAGTGCAGGAGCGGAATACCACCATCGACTGGCTGAACCACTACATGACGTTGCCGTTGAGCAAGCAGGTTGAGGTACGCCAGGGCGATGTGCTCCAGGTGAGCTTCGCCTACCGGGCCGGCGGCTCCATTCCTTCGCTTGAAGCGTCGATTCGCGCCGACGTGGTCTACGAAGCGCAGCAGCAGGCCCTCGCCGCCTTTGTCTGA
- a CDS encoding ankyrin repeat domain-containing protein codes for MMRRRLLAAILAVAAIPAWADTPTPEEDAVTFFRAAQLNDAARIKPLLARGLDPNIREPERGETGMIVALRYDAMDVFKLLLAQPGIKLEATAPNGNTALMMAAFRTNKEAILMLIQRGAIVNRPGWTALHYAAAAGDPDTIRLLLANYAYIDAESPTKVTPLMMAAREGHEEAVKVLLEEGADATLKDAGFHIDAATFAERADKPWIAKTIRSYIAAKNKQQN; via the coding sequence ATGATGCGCCGCCGGCTTCTGGCCGCTATCCTGGCCGTGGCCGCCATCCCGGCCTGGGCCGATACGCCCACGCCCGAGGAAGACGCCGTGACATTTTTCCGCGCGGCCCAGCTGAACGACGCCGCGCGCATCAAGCCGCTCCTCGCGCGCGGCCTCGACCCCAATATCCGCGAGCCCGAACGGGGCGAAACCGGCATGATCGTGGCCCTGCGCTACGATGCCATGGACGTGTTCAAGCTCCTGCTCGCCCAGCCCGGCATCAAGCTGGAAGCCACGGCGCCGAACGGCAATACGGCCCTGATGATGGCCGCCTTCCGCACCAACAAGGAGGCGATCCTGATGCTGATCCAGCGCGGCGCAATCGTGAACCGCCCCGGCTGGACAGCCCTGCATTACGCCGCCGCGGCGGGCGACCCGGACACCATCCGCCTGCTGCTGGCGAACTACGCCTATATCGATGCCGAATCCCCCACCAAGGTCACACCCCTGATGATGGCCGCCCGCGAAGGCCATGAGGAGGCCGTGAAGGTGCTGCTGGAGGAGGGCGCGGACGCCACCCTGAAGGACGCCGGTTTCCACATCGACGCCGCCACCTTTGCCGAGCGGGCCGACAAGCCCTGGATCGCCAAAACCATCCGGTCGTATATCGCGGCCAAAAACAAACAGCAGAACTGA
- a CDS encoding nuclear transport factor 2 family protein has product MLLLLLSAQLCAAQPSVSDADAVAIRETALNYVEGWYDGDAGRMAKALHPQLVKRIAVHKNGKSYLQETNAQALVEMTGKGYGKNVPEDQRQKEVVILDVFGNAASVRATMKDWIDYMQMAKVDGRWVIVNVLWEQKPPK; this is encoded by the coding sequence ATGTTGCTCCTGCTGCTGTCGGCCCAGCTTTGCGCCGCCCAGCCCTCCGTGTCCGACGCCGATGCGGTGGCCATCCGCGAAACGGCCCTGAACTATGTCGAGGGCTGGTATGACGGCGATGCCGGCCGCATGGCGAAGGCCCTGCATCCCCAGCTCGTCAAGCGCATCGCCGTACACAAGAACGGCAAGAGCTATCTGCAGGAAACCAATGCCCAGGCCCTGGTGGAGATGACCGGCAAGGGCTACGGCAAGAACGTGCCCGAAGACCAGCGCCAGAAGGAAGTGGTCATTCTCGATGTGTTCGGCAACGCCGCCAGCGTGCGCGCCACCATGAAGGACTGGATCGACTACATGCAAATGGCGAAGGTGGACGGCCGCTGGGTCATCGTCAACGTGCTGTGGGAACAGAAGCCTCCGAAATGA
- a CDS encoding TatD family hydrolase: protein MFIDSHCHIDFPELAARMPELLAKMEENKVSHALCVSVDLPDFPRVLALAEQYPHIYASVGVHPDYEDTPEPSVEQLVELSQHPKIVAIGETGLDYYRLTGDLEWQRERFRTHIKASRVTRKPLIIHTRSASEDTLRIMREEGAGTADGGVAGVMHCFTESLEVARASMELGFYISFSGIVTFKSAKELQAVALEVPLERMLIETDSPYLAPVPYRGKMNEPGYVAHVAEFIAKLKGVPLEQVAEQTTKNFFNLFNVVQ, encoded by the coding sequence ATGTTTATCGATTCACATTGCCATATCGACTTCCCCGAGCTCGCCGCGCGCATGCCCGAGCTCCTGGCGAAGATGGAAGAGAACAAGGTCAGCCACGCTCTCTGCGTGTCCGTGGACCTGCCTGACTTTCCGCGCGTGCTCGCCCTGGCCGAGCAGTATCCCCACATCTATGCCTCCGTCGGCGTCCACCCCGATTACGAGGACACCCCGGAACCATCCGTCGAGCAGCTGGTCGAACTGTCGCAGCACCCGAAGATCGTGGCCATCGGCGAAACCGGCCTGGATTATTACCGCCTGACGGGCGACCTGGAGTGGCAGCGCGAACGTTTCAGAACTCACATCAAAGCTTCAAGAGTCACGCGTAAGCCTTTGATTATTCACACAAGATCGGCGAGCGAGGATACGCTGCGGATCATGCGCGAAGAGGGCGCAGGCACGGCCGATGGCGGCGTGGCGGGCGTGATGCACTGCTTTACCGAGTCGCTGGAAGTGGCGCGGGCTTCGATGGAGCTGGGTTTCTATATCTCCTTCTCCGGCATCGTGACCTTCAAGAGCGCCAAGGAGCTGCAGGCCGTGGCCCTGGAAGTGCCGCTTGAACGCATGCTGATCGAAACGGATTCGCCCTACCTGGCGCCGGTGCCGTATCGCGGCAAGATGAACGAACCGGGTTATGTCGCCCATGTGGCGGAATTCATCGCCAAGCTGAAGGGCGTGCCGCTGGAGCAGGTCGCGGAGCAGACAACGAAGAATTTCTTCAATCTTTTCAATGTAGTGCAATAG
- a CDS encoding GNAT family N-acetyltransferase — MPSYRHRTATLQDLPAIVEIYNSTIASREVTADTEPVSVESRLPWFKEHEPARRPLWVIEKSDDSAAQPEILGWISYSNFYGRPAYSGTAEVSIYIAEAWRGKGIGRYALEEAIAFAPQIKVHTLLGFIFGHNKPSLGLFERFGFETWANFPRVANLDGIERDLIILGKRVA, encoded by the coding sequence ATGCCGTCCTACCGCCACCGCACCGCCACGCTGCAAGACCTGCCCGCCATCGTCGAAATCTACAACAGCACCATCGCCTCGCGCGAGGTGACGGCCGACACAGAGCCGGTTTCGGTCGAATCGCGCCTCCCGTGGTTCAAGGAACACGAGCCCGCGCGGCGGCCCCTGTGGGTGATCGAGAAGTCGGACGACAGCGCGGCGCAGCCCGAGATCCTGGGCTGGATCAGCTACTCCAACTTCTACGGGCGCCCGGCGTACTCCGGCACGGCGGAAGTCTCGATCTACATCGCCGAAGCCTGGCGCGGCAAGGGCATTGGCCGCTACGCGCTGGAAGAGGCGATCGCCTTCGCGCCGCAGATCAAGGTGCACACGCTGCTCGGATTCATCTTCGGCCACAACAAGCCAAGCCTGGGACTCTTCGAGCGCTTCGGCTTCGAAACCTGGGCCAACTTCCCCCGCGTGGCCAACCTCGACGGCATCGAGCGCGACCTCATCATCCTCGGCAAGCGCGTAGCCTGA